Proteins encoded within one genomic window of Brachybacterium muris:
- a CDS encoding NUDIX domain-containing protein: protein MTPPRSRLAAPRRIVLVAGPSGSGKGEMARRCGLPTVGLDEFYRDLDDPGLPHRFGIVDWDDPVSWDSGAALQALTALAHDGSAEIPVYSISESRRKGSQVLDAGDAPLIVAEGIFAAELIGPLASAGLLADALVLDRPTPVVFGLRLARDLAESRKPPLTLLRRGWALAGEQQAYVSRWREAGMRPLGLRAGTTRLRRLTSMAEAERNITAPHLRTDQLRITAVCFLREGAAGPEVLAVRKHGTGSYMQVGGKLEGSEESWQAAIREVHEELGVMLEPGHLELLGEYEAPAANEPDTVVHSTVFVTRHALPEPLAVQAELAEHRWIPLDTTGTGAGTGSIRLAPLMVHHILPALRAC, encoded by the coding sequence GTGACCCCACCCCGCTCCCGCCTCGCCGCACCTCGTCGCATCGTGCTGGTCGCCGGCCCCTCGGGCAGCGGGAAGGGTGAGATGGCCCGGCGCTGCGGGCTCCCCACAGTGGGGCTGGACGAGTTCTACCGTGACCTGGACGACCCGGGCCTTCCTCACCGTTTCGGGATCGTGGACTGGGACGACCCGGTCTCCTGGGACTCCGGTGCCGCACTGCAGGCCCTCACCGCGCTCGCCCATGACGGGTCTGCGGAGATCCCCGTGTACTCGATCTCCGAATCACGGCGCAAGGGCAGTCAGGTCCTCGATGCGGGTGACGCCCCCCTGATCGTCGCCGAGGGCATCTTCGCCGCCGAGCTGATCGGGCCGCTGGCATCGGCCGGCCTGCTCGCTGATGCGCTCGTGCTGGACCGGCCCACCCCGGTGGTGTTCGGCCTGCGCCTGGCGCGTGACCTGGCCGAGAGCCGCAAGCCTCCGCTGACGCTGCTGCGGCGGGGCTGGGCGCTGGCCGGGGAGCAGCAGGCGTACGTGAGCCGCTGGCGTGAGGCGGGGATGCGTCCGCTGGGACTGCGCGCCGGCACCACGCGGCTGCGGCGCCTGACCTCGATGGCCGAGGCCGAGCGGAACATCACGGCGCCGCACCTGCGCACGGACCAGCTGCGGATCACCGCAGTGTGCTTCCTGCGGGAGGGAGCGGCGGGCCCGGAGGTCCTCGCGGTGCGCAAGCACGGCACCGGTTCCTACATGCAGGTGGGCGGGAAGCTCGAGGGCAGCGAGGAGTCGTGGCAGGCGGCGATCCGCGAGGTGCACGAAGAACTCGGTGTGATGCTGGAGCCCGGCCATCTGGAGCTGCTGGGCGAGTACGAGGCCCCTGCTGCGAACGAGCCCGACACCGTCGTGCACTCCACTGTGTTCGTCACGCGCCATGCCCTGCCGGAACCACTCGCGGTCCAGGCGGAGCTTGCCGAGCACCGCTGGATCCCCCTGGACACCACCGGCACAGGCGCCGGCACGGGCAGCATCAGGCTGGCACCGCTGATGGTGCACCACATCCTGCCCGCGCTGCGCGCATGCTGA